In a genomic window of Diorhabda carinulata isolate Delta chromosome 8, icDioCari1.1, whole genome shotgun sequence:
- the LOC130897168 gene encoding uncharacterized protein LOC130897168 has protein sequence MAEDKAKEDFGHILTKLNRRFEVQLVKWEADSKIFDIKIRTQIPKDNEDFNTLCDEWVDLFSQITDTVWAKKTSNTGPKIRFRKLYQCWTGEGKIIKKELLFDRTRCKGSLDLKVLSDNPLSKRKSKHVRNGMNLVIKATFQHLHSVDTSATNAFFVHQCCPQQNIPPPPIQPNIRLPQLVANMLNNGPEVSRKAAEKAEKIMAKLNETNSLNPETPSQLIVNYEGNIQQQKTQQPICIEVVGNTTTFDQAEPVKLESQLNDQHYTQYVVNAPQFDVTDQVLMYQPFLLDVPQFISLTTPNLAPQYLHLPPKVDIKNHSGSAL, from the exons ATGGCTGAAGATAAAGCGAAAGAAGATTTTGGTCACattttgactaaattaaacCGAAGGTTCGAAGTTCAACTTGTGAAATGGGAGGCAGattcgaaaatttttgatatcaaaataagaaCACAAATACCAAAAGACAACGAAGACTTCAACACGTTATGCGATGAATGGGtagatttattttcacaaattacgGATACCGTTTGGGCCAAAAAGACTTCAAATACTGGACCAAAAAtcagatttagaaaattatatcaatgtTGGACCGGAGAagggaaaataataaaaaaggagTTATTATTTGATCGTACTAGGTGCAAAGGAAGTTTAGATTTGAAAGTTTTGTCAGACAATCCTCTCTCGAAGAGAAAAAGTAAACACGTCAGAAATGGAATGAATCTAGTAATTAAA GCAACTTTTCAACATCTACACTCTGTGGATACATCAGCTACAAATGCGTTTTTTGTACATCAGTGCTGCCCTCAACAAAATATTCCTCCACCTCCTATTCAGCCCAATATTAGACTTCCTCAACTAGTAGCGAATATGTTAAATAACGGACCCGAAGTATCTAGAAAAGCAGCTGAAAAAGCTGAAAAAATAATGGCAAAACTCAATGAAACAAATTCCTTAAATCCCGAAACTCCAAGCCAACTCATAGTAAACTACGAGGGAaatattcaacaacaaaaaacccAGCAGCCTATTTGTATTGAGGTAGTAGGTAATACTACCACCTTTGATCAGGCGGAACCCGTAAAATTAGAATCTCAGTTAAATGATCAGCATTACACCCAGTATGTTGTTAATGCCCCACAATTTGACGTAACCGATCAAGTTCTGATGTATCAGCCTTTTTTATTAGATGTAccacaatttatttcattaaccACCCCAAATTTAGCACCGCAATATTTGCATCTACCTCCAAAAGTTGATATTAAGAATCACAGTGGATCTGCTTTGTAA